The following coding sequences lie in one Metallumcola ferriviriculae genomic window:
- a CDS encoding SPOCS domain-containing protein yields the protein MYDALFCSTKTPIGDEYCPHHNADVAYYTQISLNGHCTVPGPKPDIEKIINHSHNIIIKKAISIETEEIECGTHLKKGKKVLVAGIFILGIVYISDTLDQKVHYFECKLPFQAIIMCHHQCKEHLFPIDFSLNDYQVHVCVEDLEVCQLDERTVNKNIVLMIWLQPKPCIHHHCREGKK from the coding sequence ATGTATGATGCACTTTTCTGCTCCACTAAAACTCCAATAGGAGACGAATATTGTCCCCACCATAATGCTGATGTGGCCTACTATACACAGATTAGCCTAAATGGCCACTGCACTGTGCCCGGCCCCAAACCTGATATAGAGAAAATTATTAATCACAGTCACAATATTATAATAAAAAAAGCGATATCGATAGAAACAGAAGAAATTGAATGCGGGACACATTTAAAGAAAGGTAAAAAAGTGCTTGTGGCGGGGATATTTATTTTAGGTATTGTCTATATATCAGACACGCTGGACCAAAAAGTGCACTATTTTGAGTGTAAATTGCCTTTTCAAGCGATCATTATGTGCCATCACCAGTGCAAGGAACATCTTTTTCCAATAGATTTTTCGCTAAATGACTACCAAGTACATGTATGTGTGGAGGACTTGGAAGTTTGCCAACTGGATGAACGAACAGTTAATAAAAATATTGTGCTGATGATTTGGCTGCAGCCAAAACCCTGTATTCATCATCACTGCAGGGAGGGGAAAAAATGA
- a CDS encoding SPOCS domain-containing protein: MEQLHIPPSGIPRVSKQITINHMLTVPDHKPEVDCIIDATVDIHIIKAVVIDTPVHINCHPVRKVIVIGKAQIIVKYVAKVINQQVHAAVFHIPFEALIKWPGGPPAGTEICVGVTVEHFQIDPLDYRDLMKVLLIRLDVYHK; the protein is encoded by the coding sequence TTGGAACAGCTCCACATCCCTCCCAGCGGCATACCAAGGGTTTCAAAGCAAATAACTATTAACCATATGCTTACGGTACCAGACCATAAACCCGAGGTTGATTGCATTATCGATGCTACTGTAGATATACATATCATAAAGGCAGTAGTTATTGATACACCCGTTCATATCAACTGTCATCCGGTTCGTAAAGTGATAGTTATCGGGAAGGCGCAAATTATAGTCAAGTATGTGGCCAAAGTCATTAACCAACAGGTACATGCAGCCGTCTTTCATATACCCTTTGAGGCCTTAATAAAATGGCCCGGAGGGCCACCAGCGGGGACGGAAATCTGCGTAGGTGTGACAGTTGAACACTTTCAAATAGATCCTCTTGACTATAGAGATTTAATGAAGGTTTTGTTAATTCGTCTAGATGTTTATCACAAATAA
- a CDS encoding SPOCS domain-containing protein — MPVFTGIFKEVAVDHKLIVPPQKPPMECIIDTFVDVEIEKAEVIDTPIQVTTVAGVVDLQKIVFVGKVIIKIKYSALVPDQKVHAAHFEAQFCTLIEWPDGPPQGTPITIDPVVEKAVFKMEDGRKIFKAILIRLDVYR; from the coding sequence ATGCCAGTATTTACGGGTATTTTTAAAGAGGTAGCCGTTGATCATAAACTAATAGTTCCACCGCAAAAACCCCCCATGGAATGTATCATCGATACCTTCGTAGATGTAGAAATAGAAAAAGCTGAAGTTATTGATACACCCATTCAGGTTACAACGGTGGCCGGTGTAGTGGACCTACAGAAGATTGTATTTGTAGGTAAGGTAATAATTAAAATAAAATATTCTGCGTTAGTACCGGACCAAAAAGTTCATGCGGCTCACTTTGAGGCCCAGTTCTGTACGCTGATAGAATGGCCTGATGGGCCACCCCAGGGGACACCCATTACCATTGATCCAGTAGTAGAAAAAGCGGTATTTAAAATGGAAGATGGAAGGAAGATATTTAAGGCCATTCTTATCCGGTTGGATGTATACCGGTAA
- a CDS encoding SPOCS domain-containing protein: protein MDCLNDAVSLAVVKCPPDPSLDTDLLYFTEIIVCDELEIPPQKPDKEEITNVIMNIVVTDIEQITVDLGDGVIRYKVAVSGTIKLGIEYSALVPDQQVHFAHFEIPFQAVIGERPCDPLTNRGLIDDPAFDIANYQVNVCLEHDQYHQLNHRTIKAILVLLLWLEPTP, encoded by the coding sequence ATGGACTGCTTAAATGATGCTGTTAGTTTGGCGGTAGTAAAGTGCCCACCCGACCCTTCCTTAGATACGGACCTACTGTATTTCACAGAAATAATTGTCTGCGATGAACTTGAGATTCCCCCACAGAAACCGGATAAAGAAGAAATCACAAACGTTATAATGAACATTGTAGTTACTGATATTGAACAAATTACTGTGGATCTAGGTGACGGGGTTATCCGTTATAAAGTGGCTGTATCCGGTACTATAAAATTAGGCATTGAATACTCTGCTCTGGTTCCGGACCAGCAGGTACACTTTGCTCACTTTGAAATTCCTTTCCAGGCTGTAATCGGGGAAAGGCCTTGTGATCCTCTCACTAACAGGGGTTTAATAGATGACCCAGCTTTTGATATCGCTAACTACCAAGTTAATGTTTGTTTAGAGCATGACCAGTATCACCAACTTAATCACAGAACCATTAAGGCAATATTGGTGCTGCTCCTTTGGTTAGAACCAACCCCATAA
- a CDS encoding YpiB family protein — protein sequence MNKLKYRQEYIQWFLNFRLKRMRASRLLLKISQNPQLLEQVVFTDDISDKDNALQIAAKGTSAFPFICRIDGMHYSQSLEAYRAMLNLPHDEYIHICLAYPDRPSLPEESVHVNIEADVDGEMVQNLQYIWQHLARQEILNEIDHALDRKDHDEFYRLISKLRRIES from the coding sequence GTGAACAAATTGAAGTACAGACAAGAGTATATCCAGTGGTTCTTAAACTTCCGCTTAAAAAGAATGCGGGCTTCGAGACTGCTATTAAAAATCAGCCAAAATCCTCAATTACTGGAGCAGGTAGTTTTTACGGATGACATCTCAGACAAGGACAATGCATTGCAGATTGCTGCTAAGGGGACAAGTGCCTTTCCTTTTATCTGCCGCATAGACGGCATGCATTATAGTCAATCCCTAGAAGCATATAGAGCCATGCTCAATCTGCCCCACGATGAATACATTCATATATGTCTGGCATATCCCGACCGCCCTTCCCTGCCTGAGGAAAGTGTCCATGTTAATATTGAAGCTGATGTAGACGGCGAGATGGTACAAAACCTGCAGTATATTTGGCAGCATTTGGCCCGGCAGGAAATCCTTAATGAAATTGACCATGCCCTGGACAGAAAAGATCATGATGAATTTTATCGCCTAATTAGTAAACTTCGTCGAATTGAAAGTTAA
- a CDS encoding deoxyguanosinetriphosphate triphosphohydrolase: protein MNLREQSEKWEHQHLLPNAAFSDRSKGRVRDDEPCPVRTVFQRDRDRIIHCKAFRRLKHKTQVFLAPEGDHFRTRLTHTLEVSQIARTVARALRLNEDLTEAIALGHDLGHTPFGHAGEDALDKVYPGGFEHNRQSLRVVDSLEQGKGLNLTFEVRDGILNHTGPDRPITLEGQIVKIADRIAYINHDIDDAIRAEVIREEQLPRECTAMIGKHHRERINTMVTDMIMNSSDKDRISMSDEVWQATDKLRTFLFENVYIGSPAKAEQDKAVRMLQALYQYYSENPDKLPPGWEQDGASQAACDYIAGMTDRYAIKLYQQLFVPRGYHM, encoded by the coding sequence GTGAACCTCAGGGAGCAGTCAGAAAAATGGGAACACCAACATTTGTTACCGAATGCGGCTTTTAGTGATAGGTCAAAGGGGAGGGTAAGGGATGATGAACCCTGCCCAGTGCGCACAGTGTTTCAGCGGGACCGTGATCGGATTATTCATTGTAAGGCCTTTCGGCGCCTAAAACATAAGACCCAAGTTTTTCTTGCACCGGAGGGCGATCACTTTCGTACCCGCTTGACTCATACATTGGAAGTATCACAAATCGCGCGAACTGTAGCCAGGGCGCTGCGGCTTAACGAAGATTTGACCGAGGCCATTGCTTTGGGACATGACTTGGGGCATACTCCCTTCGGTCATGCCGGTGAAGATGCCCTAGATAAGGTTTATCCGGGTGGTTTCGAACACAACCGTCAAAGCTTGAGAGTGGTAGATAGTCTGGAACAGGGGAAAGGATTAAATCTTACTTTTGAAGTGCGTGACGGGATATTAAATCATACCGGTCCTGACCGACCCATAACCTTGGAAGGACAGATTGTGAAAATTGCCGACCGCATTGCCTACATCAACCATGATATCGATGATGCCATCCGTGCTGAAGTCATTCGGGAGGAACAGCTCCCGCGAGAATGCACCGCTATGATTGGAAAGCATCATCGTGAGCGTATCAATACAATGGTGACAGACATGATTATGAACAGCTCAGACAAAGACCGTATATCTATGAGTGACGAGGTATGGCAGGCTACAGATAAATTGCGGACCTTTTTATTCGAAAATGTCTATATTGGCTCGCCAGCTAAAGCAGAGCAGGATAAGGCGGTGCGGATGCTGCAAGCTCTATATCAATATTACAGCGAAAATCCGGACAAACTGCCGCCTGGCTGGGAGCAGGATGGCGCTTCTCAAGCAGCATGTGATTATATTGCCGGCATGACGGACAGGTATGCCATTAAACTATACCAGCAGTTATTCGTACCCAGAGGGTATCACATGTAG
- a CDS encoding ferredoxin, whose amino-acid sequence MKVKINEELCIACGACEGICPDVFKLEGDVSKVLVDEIPPEFEDEVIEAAEGCPSQAIEVEK is encoded by the coding sequence ATGAAGGTAAAGATAAATGAGGAGTTATGCATCGCCTGCGGTGCCTGTGAGGGTATCTGCCCCGATGTATTCAAACTAGAGGGTGATGTTTCCAAGGTGTTGGTAGATGAGATACCACCGGAATTTGAAGATGAAGTTATTGAAGCGGCCGAGGGCTGTCCGAGCCAGGCCATAGAGGTAGAAAAATAA
- a CDS encoding CAP domain-containing protein — translation MKQKLIITVLTLSLLLINAGAAFAYTGWLSSNWYSQYYNSQPDPQPVPQPTPAPVPDPQPAPTPTPAPQPEPAPAPAPTPNTGTGWLSSQWWANYNNPAPVPAPAPAPEPQPNNTGSLTGQERHMLDLINAERLKRGIPAVKLDMGITNVARMKSQDMVDNGYFAHNSPTYGRVNDMLKSQGVPFKMAGEILAKTSDVDRALELYMGSAIHRANLLSAAYTHAGVGVVNKSYGGVMVTVMFAQR, via the coding sequence ATGAAACAGAAATTAATTATCACTGTACTTACCTTATCCCTGCTCCTTATCAATGCAGGGGCCGCATTTGCTTACACGGGCTGGCTGAGTTCCAATTGGTATTCACAGTATTATAACAGCCAACCGGATCCACAGCCGGTGCCACAACCAACCCCAGCACCCGTTCCGGACCCACAGCCAGCGCCAACTCCGACGCCGGCGCCCCAACCTGAGCCTGCTCCGGCTCCCGCGCCTACACCGAATACCGGCACAGGATGGCTAAGTTCCCAATGGTGGGCAAATTATAATAACCCCGCCCCGGTTCCAGCACCTGCTCCCGCTCCGGAACCACAGCCAAACAATACCGGTTCACTAACCGGTCAGGAGCGGCACATGCTTGACTTAATTAACGCAGAAAGACTTAAACGGGGCATTCCTGCTGTTAAATTAGATATGGGTATAACTAATGTAGCAAGAATGAAAAGTCAGGACATGGTTGATAATGGCTACTTTGCTCACAATTCACCTACTTACGGGCGCGTTAACGATATGCTTAAATCCCAAGGAGTGCCATTTAAAATGGCAGGTGAAATTTTAGCAAAAACTTCAGATGTTGACAGGGCTTTAGAACTGTATATGGGAAGCGCCATACACAGGGCAAACCTGCTAAGCGCCGCATACACCCATGCAGGCGTAGGGGTAGTAAACAAATCCTACGGCGGGGTTATGGTCACTGTAATGTTTGCTCAGAGATAA
- a CDS encoding DUF3794 domain-containing protein gives MNCLESKVCCEIKEICPKDHNDIAYYTQTIVNRELSIPEHKPPKEKILSKNYQICITKTKPIYIKLGCGKVTGCKLLVAGSISVGVEYSAAVPEQNVHYVHYDLPFHGLIMDEDCGRPIPKQDCDLNKFDLFVCTEHFQLDQINPRQLRLVVVLMLWLKRKHHCEC, from the coding sequence ATGAATTGCCTAGAAAGCAAGGTGTGCTGCGAGATTAAAGAGATATGTCCTAAAGATCATAATGATATTGCCTATTACACGCAGACCATTGTTAATCGCGAATTATCAATACCTGAACACAAGCCGCCCAAGGAAAAAATTCTCAGCAAAAACTATCAAATTTGTATTACTAAAACCAAGCCTATATATATTAAATTAGGATGCGGGAAAGTAACCGGATGTAAACTCTTGGTAGCGGGAAGTATTAGCGTGGGCGTGGAGTATTCTGCCGCTGTTCCTGAGCAAAATGTACATTATGTACACTATGATCTTCCCTTTCACGGATTGATAATGGATGAAGATTGTGGTCGCCCAATCCCTAAGCAGGATTGCGACCTAAATAAATTTGACCTATTTGTATGCACTGAGCACTTTCAATTAGATCAAATAAACCCAAGACAATTACGTTTAGTCGTGGTGCTAATGCTATGGCTAAAACGTAAACATCATTGTGAATGTTGA
- a CDS encoding Ig-like domain-containing protein — protein MAIEALAAGSLIIPMDVTYQDKGMFLAYGLVYRLLNNGIPVKWAIKDNKAFGDTDFPATTRNYTVPAEIPTSKSYAGGPYIVPAANTAAAGAIIDAYQAANQAEFAQGLLPVVHVATAGFNADIAYTLSRAPRIAMEDTNANIMIKYLNTSKVPDSRGLAWDKDDSPGVLTEDEIDNGALFGIDRSQVPPPQEICLKRAYDVFLSPHTSDGAWQDTPAAADLVQFLEQGGFLHATCHSMSALNNFDAGPMLNPISQTNYGDNKGDASTFTVDIADYPSAQAVPRGPAAVQDLPGGSEQTWLHTDVTYFPSVYQLAHFLDNSDVYDFMAGGSFRGTGAGVVIFEGGHEYKDTQNIPASRSYSTTTDAVYQRFVLNTVFASVGKPYFQMIVLPQNVSSTAPTPVTFSLINTGGAPAIYTSPFVVTLAPFVNYIPGTASPVPDSEVMMGGQWVLTWNAGTLPGGPGTVATIPATIDPTLVGGTIPSGKNQAVTYQGSWNDAYNQAASIDNCTAITALPGAAPNMLKTPLNQSVVPNGLATWNINVSNNGTLPIDSALGPPAFVITDTLPAGWVYDPLTTTTTPFSVTVNLDGTTTIVWRCPASCPPMLDPLLPGGSFTLTLGAFAPPAVTATYTNLVNLQGTDGTTNFDIDARATVNVVNRPPTVTVDNPVQGDLSCTGVDIQWTATDPDGDTPLEITLFYSSNGPGGPFTQIATVPTPLSDPPTSSFFWDTTGLPSGSNYVVRVVASDGELSSEALSGVFIVDNTDPTVSWVSPTDGDLLSTTPVVLQASATDNVGVSSVTFEYSFNGGPFNPIGNGLPVGGNIYETNWEIAGLDQGDYMLRVTATDQCQNSSQQLIDVIVNIPPEVTLISPPPPDPVCPPGTDINWEATDENPNAALTFTLQYSVDGGPFITIATGIPGPCPCSYPWNTAGLDSGTYVLKVIAFDGISTAEDTSDPFVVDNDPPDVNWVTPLNNSFLTGNVQLSATATDNVAVTSVIFSYDGNNIGPGFPDDSTYSTTWDTAMVMDGDYVLTVTASDDCNNTAADTINVTVDNTPPTVEITEPPDGSVVFGTVDLVISAQDNECLEKVELYIDGQLVATEAGNNQTSVDFIYEWDTTQFPEGEHEVTAVAYDCAGLTAEDTNTYIVDNLPEHFTQVLVDGDLTIPEQKPDIERILEPVDVTYDIRDVDIFNTIDGTKVTVSGFLEIGVTYVATGGDQREHYAHFMVPFHGLILFPDLPLDADVEVVIIFEHIQTHLIDPRTIKKDIVLFIGIREV, from the coding sequence ATGGCTATAGAAGCACTAGCGGCAGGCTCACTTATCATCCCAATGGATGTAACGTACCAGGATAAAGGGATGTTTCTCGCCTATGGTTTGGTTTACCGACTGCTTAATAACGGTATTCCGGTGAAATGGGCCATTAAGGATAACAAGGCCTTTGGCGATACTGACTTTCCTGCTACAACAAGAAACTATACAGTTCCCGCAGAGATTCCGACTAGTAAAAGTTATGCCGGCGGCCCTTATATAGTACCTGCGGCAAATACTGCGGCCGCCGGGGCTATTATTGATGCCTATCAGGCGGCAAACCAGGCGGAATTCGCTCAGGGATTGCTGCCTGTGGTACATGTGGCCACGGCCGGCTTTAATGCCGATATTGCCTACACATTAAGCCGAGCGCCACGGATTGCCATGGAAGATACCAATGCCAATATTATGATTAAATATTTAAACACATCAAAAGTTCCTGATTCTCGAGGACTTGCCTGGGATAAAGATGATTCTCCCGGTGTACTAACAGAGGACGAAATTGATAATGGTGCCCTTTTTGGCATTGACCGTTCTCAGGTACCGCCGCCCCAGGAAATATGTCTAAAAAGAGCCTACGATGTTTTTCTGTCACCACATACTTCTGACGGTGCCTGGCAGGATACGCCTGCAGCTGCTGACCTGGTGCAATTTTTGGAACAAGGCGGATTTCTCCATGCTACATGCCATTCCATGTCAGCGCTGAATAACTTTGATGCCGGGCCAATGCTTAACCCCATAAGCCAAACTAATTATGGTGATAACAAGGGTGATGCCAGCACCTTTACAGTGGATATAGCGGATTACCCTTCAGCCCAGGCAGTACCCAGAGGCCCGGCGGCAGTACAAGACCTGCCCGGCGGCTCGGAGCAGACATGGCTGCATACTGATGTAACTTATTTCCCATCGGTCTATCAATTAGCTCATTTTTTAGATAATTCCGATGTATACGACTTTATGGCCGGTGGTTCCTTTAGAGGAACCGGCGCTGGGGTGGTTATTTTTGAAGGCGGGCACGAGTATAAGGATACGCAGAATATCCCTGCCAGCCGATCCTACTCAACCACAACAGACGCAGTTTACCAGAGGTTTGTATTAAATACTGTTTTTGCTTCAGTTGGTAAACCTTACTTTCAAATGATTGTTTTACCGCAAAATGTATCATCAACCGCACCAACTCCGGTGACGTTTAGCTTAATAAATACCGGGGGTGCACCGGCTATCTACACTTCGCCATTTGTAGTTACATTGGCACCTTTTGTTAACTATATACCGGGTACAGCCAGTCCTGTTCCGGACAGTGAAGTAATGATGGGAGGGCAGTGGGTTCTTACCTGGAATGCGGGCACTTTACCCGGTGGTCCAGGAACTGTGGCAACGATTCCGGCAACTATAGATCCTACTTTGGTTGGCGGCACCATCCCCAGCGGTAAAAACCAGGCTGTGACTTATCAGGGTTCCTGGAACGATGCATATAATCAGGCAGCTTCCATCGATAACTGTACAGCTATCACTGCTCTACCCGGCGCTGCACCAAATATGTTGAAAACTCCGCTTAATCAATCCGTAGTCCCCAATGGATTGGCTACTTGGAACATCAATGTCAGTAATAACGGTACTCTGCCTATTGATAGTGCTTTGGGACCGCCGGCTTTTGTAATCACTGATACCCTGCCGGCAGGGTGGGTTTATGACCCATTAACAACAACAACAACACCCTTTTCCGTAACAGTAAATCTTGATGGCACTACCACCATCGTCTGGCGGTGTCCGGCAAGCTGCCCGCCCATGCTGGACCCATTGTTGCCGGGTGGAAGTTTTACTCTTACCCTGGGTGCATTTGCACCACCGGCGGTTACGGCGACTTACACCAATTTGGTGAATTTACAAGGCACTGACGGTACCACTAATTTTGATATAGATGCCCGGGCCACTGTCAATGTAGTAAACCGCCCGCCAACGGTTACTGTGGATAATCCGGTGCAAGGCGACCTTTCCTGTACCGGTGTGGATATTCAATGGACGGCTACAGACCCCGATGGCGACACTCCGCTGGAGATCACCTTATTTTATTCTTCCAACGGACCGGGTGGCCCTTTTACGCAGATTGCCACAGTGCCGACACCACTTTCAGACCCACCAACCAGTTCCTTTTTCTGGGATACTACAGGTCTGCCTAGCGGCAGTAACTACGTGGTCAGGGTAGTGGCTTCTGATGGAGAGCTTTCCAGCGAGGCTCTTTCGGGAGTATTTATCGTTGATAATACTGACCCCACGGTAAGCTGGGTGTCACCGACGGACGGTGACTTGTTAAGCACCACCCCGGTAGTATTACAAGCATCAGCTACTGATAATGTGGGAGTAAGCAGTGTGACATTTGAGTACTCCTTTAACGGAGGCCCCTTTAATCCAATTGGTAACGGGCTGCCTGTGGGCGGCAATATATACGAGACAAACTGGGAAATAGCAGGCCTTGACCAGGGCGACTATATGCTCAGGGTAACTGCCACCGACCAATGTCAGAATAGTTCACAACAGTTAATTGACGTTATCGTAAATATACCGCCGGAGGTTACGCTAATAAGCCCTCCGCCGCCTGACCCGGTATGTCCTCCTGGTACCGATATTAACTGGGAGGCAACAGATGAAAACCCCAATGCCGCCTTGACTTTCACTCTGCAGTACTCAGTAGACGGCGGGCCTTTCATCACCATTGCCACCGGTATACCGGGACCGTGCCCATGTTCTTACCCGTGGAATACAGCGGGATTGGACAGCGGCACATATGTATTAAAGGTAATTGCGTTCGATGGTATATCCACAGCAGAAGATACTTCAGATCCGTTTGTAGTTGATAATGACCCGCCAGATGTGAATTGGGTAACACCTCTAAACAACAGCTTCCTGACAGGCAATGTACAGCTCAGTGCTACCGCTACTGACAATGTAGCTGTCACCAGCGTTATCTTTAGCTATGACGGCAATAACATCGGTCCCGGTTTCCCCGATGACAGTACTTACAGCACCACTTGGGATACAGCCATGGTAATGGATGGGGATTATGTCCTTACAGTAACAGCCAGCGATGATTGTAACAATACGGCGGCAGATACCATCAATGTAACAGTTGATAATACGCCGCCTACAGTGGAAATTACAGAGCCACCTGATGGCTCAGTGGTTTTCGGTACGGTAGACCTGGTAATTTCTGCCCAGGATAACGAATGTTTAGAAAAAGTAGAACTATATATCGACGGGCAGTTAGTAGCCACAGAAGCGGGTAACAACCAAACCAGTGTAGATTTTATCTATGAGTGGGATACCACACAATTCCCGGAAGGGGAACATGAAGTTACGGCGGTGGCATATGATTGTGCCGGCCTAACAGCCGAAGATACTAATACCTATATAGTCGATAACTTACCTGAGCATTTTACTCAGGTATTGGTAGACGGAGATTTAACAATACCCGAACAAAAGCCGGATATCGAACGTATACTAGAACCAGTAGATGTAACTTACGATATTCGGGATGTAGATATATTTAATACCATTGACGGAACAAAAGTGACGGTCAGCGGCTTTCTGGAAATAGGTGTGACTTATGTGGCAACCGGTGGGGACCAAAGAGAGCATTACGCTCATTTCATGGTTCCGTTTCACGGGCTGATACTATTCCCTGACCTTCCCTTGGATGCAGACGTTGAAGTAGTAATTATCTTTGAACACATTCAGACTCACTTGATTGACCCGAGAACCATTAAGAAAGATATCGTGCTCTTTATTGGCATCAGAGAAGTGTAA
- a CDS encoding IS110 family transposase, with product MKYNQNFKISQVTENTLVIGVDIAKSKHYARAFDWRGIELSKVISFRADRRGFRQFREWAEKIARDEGKNKIIVGMEPTGHYWFTFAADADSNQMMVVQVNPYHVKQSKEMDDNTPSKNDRKDPRTIAMLVKDGRYLIPYFPKGHYAEMRKAYEIRENQLQKKWAIKNRVQRWLDIYFPEFTQVFKSWEGKAALMTLEKFPTPTEIVELGAEKILAAWREKVKRAVGIKKAEALVKMAEETVGIQAGLEMAKYELECMLQEYQAIRNMLEMTEQKLETLASLIPGMDKVLQIKGVGVITAAGFIAEAGDLSRFNHPKQIIKLAGLNVRENSSGKHKGQSTISKRGRKRLRSLLFRAILPLVAKNKEFKEIHKYYTTRPVNPLRKKQSLIVLCGKLIRVIYALLTQGVEYSPEKLLSDIKRPKVMTQAA from the coding sequence ATGAAGTATAACCAAAATTTCAAGATTTCGCAAGTGACCGAAAACACCTTAGTGATTGGAGTGGACATTGCAAAGAGCAAGCACTATGCCAGAGCATTTGATTGGCGAGGGATAGAACTGAGCAAAGTCATTAGTTTTCGAGCAGACAGAAGAGGGTTTAGGCAGTTTAGAGAGTGGGCAGAAAAGATTGCCAGGGATGAGGGCAAAAACAAAATTATCGTGGGTATGGAACCCACAGGACATTACTGGTTCACCTTTGCAGCCGATGCAGATAGCAATCAGATGATGGTAGTGCAAGTAAACCCGTATCACGTTAAGCAGTCAAAAGAAATGGATGATAACACGCCCAGTAAAAACGACCGGAAAGACCCAAGAACCATAGCGATGCTGGTGAAAGATGGGAGATATCTGATACCATACTTTCCCAAAGGTCATTATGCAGAAATGAGAAAAGCCTATGAAATTAGGGAAAACCAATTGCAAAAGAAGTGGGCCATAAAGAACCGCGTACAAAGATGGCTTGACATTTACTTTCCCGAGTTTACCCAAGTATTTAAGAGTTGGGAAGGCAAGGCTGCATTGATGACACTAGAGAAATTCCCCACACCAACAGAGATAGTAGAACTTGGCGCAGAAAAGATACTAGCGGCCTGGAGAGAGAAAGTGAAACGCGCAGTAGGTATTAAAAAAGCAGAAGCACTTGTAAAGATGGCAGAAGAAACAGTAGGAATACAAGCTGGGCTAGAGATGGCAAAATACGAACTTGAGTGCATGCTTCAGGAATATCAGGCAATACGCAACATGTTGGAGATGACAGAACAGAAATTAGAGACATTAGCGTCCCTGATCCCTGGAATGGATAAAGTTTTGCAGATAAAAGGTGTAGGGGTCATAACCGCAGCCGGTTTCATTGCGGAGGCTGGTGATTTATCCCGTTTTAACCACCCAAAGCAAATCATAAAGCTTGCAGGACTTAACGTACGAGAAAACAGCTCCGGCAAGCATAAAGGCCAAAGTACAATTAGTAAGCGAGGCAGGAAGCGATTAAGGTCATTACTCTTCAGGGCAATACTGCCATTGGTCGCAAAGAATAAAGAGTTCAAAGAGATTCATAAGTACTACACAACAAGGCCCGTAAATCCACTGAGAAAGAAACAATCACTCATAGTATTATGCGGGAAATTGATTAGAGTAATCTATGCTTTGCTGACCCAAGGCGTAGAATACAGTCCCGAAAAACTACTTTCGGACATTAAAAGACCAAAAGTAATGACACAAGCAGCATAA
- a CDS encoding DUF3794 domain-containing protein — MALFRDMAGAEEIFSEIVINHNLTIPDHKPPMERLLGYKIEYEIIKAEVIDTKLTTDDDPPLPIRKVLIDGVAKIAIKYVALVPDQQVHGAHFEEPFHDLIEWPGGPAPGSPICVEILEEHVQIHMVDERHLSKVIVIQFNITPDDQ; from the coding sequence TTGGCACTGTTTCGAGATATGGCGGGGGCTGAAGAAATATTTAGTGAGATTGTAATCAATCATAATTTAACTATTCCCGATCATAAACCACCCATGGAACGGTTACTGGGATATAAAATCGAATATGAAATCATTAAGGCAGAAGTAATAGATACCAAGCTCACCACTGATGATGACCCGCCATTGCCTATTAGAAAAGTATTAATTGATGGTGTTGCTAAAATTGCTATTAAGTATGTAGCACTTGTTCCCGACCAGCAGGTTCACGGTGCCCATTTTGAAGAGCCCTTTCATGACTTGATAGAATGGCCGGGCGGGCCTGCGCCGGGTTCCCCTATTTGTGTAGAGATACTGGAGGAACATGTGCAGATTCACATGGTTGACGAAAGACATCTATCAAAAGTAATCGTCATCCAGTTTAATATTACCCCGGATGACCAATGA